A window of Mucilaginibacter paludis DSM 18603 contains these coding sequences:
- a CDS encoding deoxynucleoside kinase, which produces MHIAIVGNIGAGKTTLTELLAKNYGWDPLYEAVDNNPYLEDFYSDMKRWSFNLQIYFLNSRFQQIIEIQKGQRQIIQDRTIYEDAFIFAENLHDMGLMTTRDFENYRSIFDNITEFIKPPDLLIYLKASVPTLVSNIQRRGREYESGIRLDYLSKLNDKYQKWIDSYKLGKLLILDKDNLDFTNNPEDLGTIIQLIEREIHGLF; this is translated from the coding sequence ATGCACATTGCCATCGTTGGAAATATTGGAGCGGGTAAAACAACGCTTACAGAACTATTAGCTAAAAATTATGGATGGGATCCGCTTTATGAAGCGGTTGATAATAACCCCTACCTGGAAGATTTTTACAGCGACATGAAACGATGGAGCTTTAACCTGCAGATCTATTTTCTGAACAGTCGTTTCCAGCAGATTATAGAGATACAAAAAGGGCAACGGCAAATTATACAGGACAGGACCATTTACGAGGATGCCTTTATTTTTGCCGAAAACCTGCACGATATGGGCCTGATGACCACGCGCGACTTTGAAAACTACCGCTCCATTTTTGATAACATTACCGAGTTTATCAAACCACCGGACCTGCTCATCTACCTCAAAGCATCGGTGCCTACGCTGGTAAGCAACATACAGCGCCGTGGCCGCGAATATGAAAGCGGCATCAGGCTGGATTACCTTTCTAAACTGAACGACAAATACCAGAAATGGATAGATAGCTATAAATTAGGTAAACTGCTGATATTAGATAAGGACAACCTCGATTTTACAAATAATCCGGAAGATTTAGGTACCATTATCCAATTGATTGAAAGAGAAATACACGGCTTATTTTGA
- the trpS gene encoding tryptophan--tRNA ligase, whose amino-acid sequence METVVSGIRSTGKLHLGNYYGAIQNFVKMQHQFNCYFFIADLHSLTTHPTPADLHGHVKHVLVEYLAAGIDPEKATIYVQSDVPEIAELYLYMNMNAYMGELERSTSFKDKVRANPDNVNAGLLTYPVLMAADILIHKATKVPVGKDQEQHLEMARTFGNRFNRLYNNEYFPEPYAFNFSENLIKIPGLDGKGKMGKSEGESNAVYLSDSPEVIRKKVMRAVTDAGPTAENQEKPSEIQNLFDLMKVVSTPDTVEHFDNLYNKCQIRYGDLKKQLAEDMIVATAPIRERIDAIANDAPYLRQVARYGAAKARESAQKTIREVREIIGFKVF is encoded by the coding sequence ATGGAAACTGTTGTTAGCGGTATTCGTTCTACCGGAAAATTACATTTGGGAAATTACTACGGAGCTATTCAAAACTTCGTAAAAATGCAGCATCAATTTAACTGCTATTTTTTTATTGCCGACCTGCATTCGTTAACCACGCACCCCACACCTGCCGATCTGCATGGCCATGTGAAGCATGTGCTGGTAGAGTACCTGGCGGCCGGTATCGATCCGGAGAAGGCCACGATCTACGTCCAGTCGGACGTGCCCGAAATAGCCGAGCTGTATTTATATATGAATATGAACGCCTACATGGGCGAACTGGAGCGAAGCACCTCATTTAAGGATAAAGTACGGGCCAACCCTGATAATGTAAATGCAGGCTTGCTAACCTACCCGGTTTTAATGGCGGCAGATATATTGATCCACAAAGCTACCAAGGTACCTGTAGGTAAAGACCAGGAGCAACACCTGGAAATGGCCCGCACCTTTGGCAATCGCTTTAACCGTTTGTACAATAACGAGTATTTCCCCGAGCCTTACGCCTTTAATTTCAGCGAGAATTTAATCAAGATACCTGGATTGGATGGTAAAGGAAAAATGGGAAAATCGGAAGGTGAATCCAACGCGGTTTATCTGTCTGATTCGCCGGAAGTGATCCGCAAAAAAGTAATGCGTGCCGTTACCGATGCCGGTCCAACTGCCGAGAACCAGGAAAAACCATCGGAAATACAAAACCTGTTTGATTTGATGAAGGTGGTATCAACGCCCGACACTGTTGAGCATTTTGACAACTTGTACAATAAATGCCAGATCCGTTACGGCGATTTAAAAAAGCAATTGGCCGAAGATATGATTGTAGCTACCGCGCCCATCCGCGAACGGATTGACGCCATTGCCAACGATGCGCCATACCTGCGCCAGGTTGCCCGCTACGGTGCCGCCAAAGCCCGCGAAAGCGCGCAGAAAACCATCCGCGAGGTAAGGGAAATTATTGGCTTTAAGGTATTTTAG
- a CDS encoding lysophospholipid acyltransferase family protein, protein MILLLRKVHLYYYRFTAVLSLSLVYPLLYFYSRKPERYATLNKLRRLCCYLSSTLSGIFFRVKEEQAIDWSRTYIICPNHTSNLDILSICMAVKCDYHFISKEDLLNNPFTGLFLRTVDIPVNRDSKMSSYRAYKQMAENLKQGRSLIIFPEGKIGDDYPPILHEFKDGPFRLAIELKIPIIPITSLNTWKLLWDSGDKLGSRPGIADIYIHKPIETAHLAIDDADRLKQEVYHIIQQKYNTQ, encoded by the coding sequence ATGATATTACTACTGCGAAAGGTTCATTTATATTACTATCGTTTTACAGCGGTGCTGTCGCTGTCGCTCGTTTATCCTTTGCTGTATTTTTATTCGCGCAAGCCGGAACGATATGCAACACTTAACAAATTAAGACGGCTGTGCTGCTATTTAAGTTCGACCCTTTCGGGGATCTTTTTCAGGGTGAAGGAAGAGCAGGCCATCGATTGGTCGCGCACTTATATTATTTGCCCTAACCACACTTCCAACCTCGATATTTTATCCATCTGCATGGCTGTAAAGTGCGACTATCATTTTATCAGTAAAGAAGATCTGCTGAATAATCCTTTTACGGGTTTGTTTTTACGAACGGTGGATATACCGGTCAATCGCGATAGCAAAATGTCGTCGTACCGGGCTTATAAACAAATGGCCGAAAATTTGAAGCAAGGCCGTAGCCTGATCATCTTCCCGGAAGGTAAAATAGGAGACGATTACCCACCTATACTGCACGAATTTAAAGATGGCCCATTTCGTTTAGCTATTGAATTGAAAATTCCGATAATTCCAATAACTTCGCTTAATACGTGGAAGCTGCTTTGGGATAGTGGCGATAAGTTGGGCAGCAGGCCCGGTATTGCCGATATTTATATCCACAAGCCCATTGAAACAGCTCATTTAGCTATCGATGATGCTGACCGGCTGAAGCAGGAAGTTTACCACATCATTCAACAAAAATACAACACGCAATGA
- a CDS encoding lysophospholipid acyltransferase family protein has product MILKKIHARFYRYSVGFFVALFYPFLYYYSRKPERYAVMNQLRRYCSFCSSTIAGIFYRVKYEQPIDWSRTYIVCPNHTSSLDITAVNSALKNNFHFIGKEEFLKNWALSIFFRSVDIPVNRDSKISSFKAFKKGAENLKQGRTLVIFPEGKIPDDYPPRLNEFKNGPFRLAIELKIPIIPITCVNNWKIIWDTGLELGGRPGISDVYVHKPIETTHLTLDDADALKDEVFNIINQKFISGKS; this is encoded by the coding sequence ATGATATTGAAAAAAATCCACGCCCGTTTTTACCGTTATAGTGTAGGCTTTTTCGTTGCTCTATTTTATCCGTTCCTTTATTATTACTCCCGCAAACCCGAGCGATACGCCGTAATGAACCAGTTAAGGCGCTATTGCAGCTTTTGCAGTTCAACTATTGCCGGTATATTTTACCGAGTGAAATATGAGCAACCTATTGATTGGTCGCGCACTTATATTGTTTGCCCCAACCACACCTCCAGCCTGGATATTACGGCGGTAAACAGCGCACTTAAAAATAATTTCCATTTTATCGGTAAAGAAGAATTTTTAAAAAACTGGGCCCTAAGTATATTTTTCAGAAGTGTGGATATTCCCGTTAACCGGGATAGCAAAATATCATCGTTCAAAGCTTTTAAAAAGGGAGCCGAAAATTTAAAGCAGGGGCGTACACTGGTGATCTTCCCCGAAGGTAAAATACCTGATGATTACCCTCCCCGGTTAAATGAGTTTAAAAACGGCCCCTTCCGCCTGGCTATCGAATTAAAAATACCTATCATACCCATCACCTGCGTTAACAATTGGAAAATTATTTGGGATACCGGTTTGGAGCTGGGCGGCAGGCCGGGCATCAGCGATGTGTATGTGCATAAGCCTATCGAGACTACGCATTTAACGCTGGATGATGCCGATGCTTTAAAGGATGAAGTATTTAATATCATCAATCAAAAGTTTATCAGTGGAAAAAGCTGA